The Poriferisphaera corsica DNA segment TCATCAACGCTCGAATACTCACCGCCACCAACTGTGCAATGATCGTTGGCTCATCAATCCCAAGATCATATAACCGCCTGATCCCTCGCAGTCCCCTCAATGCCTCCCCGCCATCCCCTTCCTGTGTCTTCAACCAGACATACATCTGCAAAGTTCTCGCCGCTCGTCTCTGCGCCCCAAGTTGCGGCATCAAAAGCTCCCATAAATTCGAATAATCCCCCGGCCACCTCACCGCAATCTCCGCGTCTTCGCCTTTCACCAATTCCCCTTCTTCATTCATCACCCGAAAATACTCATCCCCCGGCCCATCCATCAGTCTTTCCAATTCATCCTCCATCAACCCAACATACCGGCGCACGCCATCCACCATCACATCCGCCGCCCGTCCCTCAACCCACAAATCCGGCCCCATCCCGATCACCGGCAACTCCACCGGCTTTCCATAAAATAATTCAGAGACCATCCATGCACCGTAATTATGGCTTAATCCACCGCCCATCCCCATACTTTCATACATACCCGCCACTTGCCATTGACCATCTGACTTCCGTTCCACCAGACTGACCTCATCATCCACCAACACCCACTCCTCCATAGACGTTGTCGATTCCTCATCCACCTCAGCTTCTTCAATCTCTTCACCTTCATCTATCATTCTGAAAGTTCCTATCCCCATGCCCATCCCCATCATGTCTAATCCAGAAAACTCATCCTCTATTTCCGTTCGCTCAATCTCAACAAACACCGCATTCTTACGCCCCTCACCATTGATCGCCATCCAATCCCCATCCTCATCTTGGCCAAGCGCACCTTTCGCCAGAAGCGCATCCTTCACCTGCTGCTTGATGTGCCATACCGCAATGTCGCCCGCATCCCCCTGTATTGCTTGCGCCTCAAAACTCTCAACTTCTTCCTCTAGATCTTCAAACACACTCAAATAAAATTCAGTGACATCCACCTCCCCATCATCAATCTGATACCACGCATCCAGATCCCCACCCGTGACCGGATACCCGTCTGCTCTAATCTGCGCATAGATGGCCGCCAGCCGCGCTTCCTGTTCCCATTTCCAATTCACCTGCCACACCACACCAATCCCAATCAGCACCGCGCATACCGCCAAGACCACATACACCGCCTTGCGATGCTTGCCAATAATCTTTAACTCTAAATCAATCCCCGTCACCTCATCTCGCCCATAATCCTCAGCCTCCATCCCATGTTTCTTTTTCAATCTAATCATCTATTAGCCTCCCGGATGTCCCCTTCTCCCTCAAAAAAAACAAAACAAGATCACAAATTTCTCAAGCCCGTCACCGCCGGTGGCGGGGTGTCCTCCAACCCACGTTCAATCACCTGCAATCCACCCCATCGTCGCCGCGATACCCCGCTTCGCGCCGCTATGCGCTCGTTAAAAAATAAAGAGACATTGACTCACCAAGTATAACACCCAGCCCGACATGCCAATACACCTCATTCACATGTTTTCTGCATACACAAACCTGCGTTTTTCCGATACCATAACCAGTCACGTAACTTAAATAACCAGCCTGCATCATTCAGTACACGATTGATTGTTGCAGGCAGCTGCAGAGAGCCATTTCACAACCATGCCCACTCACTTCCACGGCGGTATGACCTTCCAAGCAGGTAAACCTTACCCCTTTCCCAGCCTGCCGAAAAATATCCCCGCCCATCCTCTGCGCATCACTGTCACCGACCCCCCCATCGTCACCGTTGGCCAAACCATCACCGCCTCCCAAAAACTCACCGAACCCTTCAAGCCTCAATCCCCCTGCTACTTCTCACCCATCCCCGCTACCGTGACCCACATCACCCCCTGGCAGCCCGATGACTTCCATCGCCACACCCACGCCCGCAATCCGCATGAAATAAATCACCCCACCACACAGCTTTACGACATCCACCTCAAACCCATCCCCCCCAGCCCCCCCGCTGCCTCCGCATGCGATCAGTCCGCAGATGAAAACAACCCCTTAACCGTACCTGCCGCATTAAACATCGCGCCGCCCGACAAGCCCACACTCAAAAGCTGGTTTCAGCATTTTCGTGCTCTCGGCCCGTGGCCCCAAGACGAGATTGGCTGTGATCTGATCACACAACTCGCCGCAGTCCTGCACAACAAGCATTACCAATCCAAACCCCCTAAGTCATTGATATGCATCGGGATGGATGCATACTCCCCGTACCCCGATCGCTCATCACTGCTGCTTTCTTACCCCGATGATGCGGTGCTTGGCCTGCAAATCCTCGGCAACCTGCTCAACGTGAAACGCCCCAAGCTCGTCATCGATGCAAATCCGCACTTGGAAGGGTTTCTCAAAAACCCATGTAAGTCCTTCAAAATTAAACTCTTGTGTGCTCGCAATCGTTACCCCGCCCCAGACCCCACACTCATCGCCCACACACTTGAAAACACCAAGCTTCCGCAGAACGGAAGTCCGACCGATGTCGGCATCGTCATGGTCACACCCTGGACAGTTATCCGCATCGCTCGCTGGATGACGCGGCGGCAACTCGATGTTTTACAACCGGTTATGATTGCCGAGCCGCATCGAGACAAGCACCCGCAGCGACACTTTGCCATGCCCGGCACGGAGATCTGCTGCGTCGATCACACCCTCCACGGCTGCACCGAGCGATTGCGCGGCAAACTCATCGCAGGCAACCCCCTGACAGGTAACCAGTTATGTGCCCCCGCTCTGGTCGCTCAACAGCAGGAGCATTCACGCAGAGCGCCTGATAGCTTGCCGCCCACGATTCGTCACGGCATGCAATTACTCACGAACCTCGCCTCCACGCATCATTTAGAGCCTGCGCCCTGTATCACTTGCGGGTGGTGTGTCGACGCGTGTCCGACCGGCTTGCAACCCGTTCATCTTGCGGAGCAGATTCATAACCATCAAAACAGCAAGCAGTTGCAAGATCATCTGCAGTACTGCATTGGTTGTGGGTTGTGTACACATGTATGCCCTTCTCACCTGCCGATTGCTCAGATTCTCGCTCAAGCCAATGCGCCAATTACCCCCCAAATTAAGTAAAAAATAGCATATTGATCGTTTGTAAGTATTTGTAGAATAAATAATTTAGGAGACCATAACGCAAGCCATGAACACCGGCCAACACATCCCACTTACACCGCTCAAGCCGCATAAGGGCTTGCCAACCGATGGCCCCCCGTGGATCGATAACGCTTATTGTCGGCAAGGTTACGATGTCATGTGGATCGTAACTGCTTGTCTAATGATGGCTTACAGTCTTGTTTTCTGGGGATATCGGGCTGGAGCACTCATCATTACCGCGGTTTTCTGCACGATGGCTGCGAGTTTTTTGACCTCGAAAATCCGGTCTCGATTTTCTAAGTTAAGTTATGACAAAACGTTAACGTACTCATTTTGGAATGGTGCGTTGTTCGCGATGGTGTTGCCGCTGGTTCGGGATTTTGGCCCGTTCATCGTGGGGGGGCTGACATTGGGTGTGTTGATGAACTTTTTTGGCCGCTCGCACCGGTTACGAATTCATCCGATTGCATTAACGTTAGTACTTATTTGGCTTGTACCTACGTTAACCAGTGGTGGTGATTTATTGACCAGTCGGGGGATGATTGGGGAGCCGATTTCGACGATTTTGACGCCGAATCATCTGTTGGTGGGGGATGCATTTGAGGTGAGAGAGGGTGTGAGTGCGAGTGAGCCGGACACG contains these protein-coding regions:
- a CDS encoding 4Fe-4S dicluster domain-containing protein, translating into MQAAAESHFTTMPTHFHGGMTFQAGKPYPFPSLPKNIPAHPLRITVTDPPIVTVGQTITASQKLTEPFKPQSPCYFSPIPATVTHITPWQPDDFHRHTHARNPHEINHPTTQLYDIHLKPIPPSPPAASACDQSADENNPLTVPAALNIAPPDKPTLKSWFQHFRALGPWPQDEIGCDLITQLAAVLHNKHYQSKPPKSLICIGMDAYSPYPDRSSLLLSYPDDAVLGLQILGNLLNVKRPKLVIDANPHLEGFLKNPCKSFKIKLLCARNRYPAPDPTLIAHTLENTKLPQNGSPTDVGIVMVTPWTVIRIARWMTRRQLDVLQPVMIAEPHRDKHPQRHFAMPGTEICCVDHTLHGCTERLRGKLIAGNPLTGNQLCAPALVAQQQEHSRRAPDSLPPTIRHGMQLLTNLASTHHLEPAPCITCGWCVDACPTGLQPVHLAEQIHNHQNSKQLQDHLQYCIGCGLCTHVCPSHLPIAQILAQANAPITPQIK